The genomic interval ctgcacccctcaaagaacttagggtgtgtagtgagtattagtatcccagacgtgactgcacagcggatggtaaaGAGGGAATATagaagcggtgcggaggacattgcaaacaccaaattccctactatttccccAGTACCTCctattattgggggggggggggggggggtgtcactgcTGGTATATTTTCCATGTAAGCTGTAAAACTGGTTTGTACTCTGATAcgcgctcgcaccgcttatatattcccttcctgacgccgccagatttgttctaatgatttggtgatataGGGGTTTTTTCATCATCACATTAtttaagctatatttttttttttctggtgatgtggctatatgagggcttgtatgtttgcaggatgagatgcattttgtaatcacACCTTTTTTAGGTGCCTATAACTTAGTGActatttttattaactctttcatgGTAGGTAAAACccccatcaattctggcattgcattttactttatAATTGTTTTTCCGCAgggagtacagtataagtaacatgtttccTTTATTTTGCGGGTTGctacgattatggcgatacctcatttatagagTTTTGTTAGGCGTTAGTAACTATGCAGaacaaaaacccctttaggccgggccccactgggtgtaaacgccgcgatttgcccgcgtcagaaacactgtgggaaaaatcgctgcgATTTACAGTGCAAACATAGGggatgggattcaagtgaatcctatgcccactttgcggaaaaaaacgcagtgcggacacgcggtgatttgcaaagccgttgcggctttgcaaatcgcaacatgtcaattatatctatggaaacgccggcggctttcccatagatataattgtaacagaaagtcagtggaggaaaactctgcaaactttctgttgaaagcactacggaaagaaccgcagtacgttcacgccgcggttctttccgcagcgctttagcgccgcgtttacgctcaGTGGGGTCTTAGGAAAATAAATcgatgatttttgcatcgccatattctgagagtcgtaacatttttatttttcggttaacagagttgtttgagggcttattttttgtgggacaacctgtgctttctattgatactgtgttggggtacatgtgacttaTTGATCACTTTTCATAGCATATTTTGGTAGGCGATATGGCAAAAAATGATTACTTCCggcgttttttttccccactgtttaCCGTATAGGTTAAACAATATTTTagtattattgtacaggttgttacagacgcggcaataccaaatattcaTGGTttaattaatttttaggtttttttaatataattgatTTGATATAGGAAAAGGGAATTTAGGGGCTTAttaattttttacacttttttttgcattttttattgtccatggcatccaaggggttaaaaccgcTGATCGGCACAGATCACTGCCCGGAGGGTAATGGGGCGGCTTGTCCGGGCTCTCGGCTGTGCCACTTTATGGATAAGACGCCATAGTGTGAGGTAAGTTTACCTCATGTGGTAATTCCAGGACTAAATCTACTGTCTCTACCATTACTGACCACCATTCCCTGCACATTGTCCTCTCTGCTGTATAACTATCAGTATTCTGCAGTGTCATGGTGTCCACAGGTGACCTAACCATGTATTCTCCACAGATATGGCGCCCCGCCCGCCCTGCCACCTATTACTCCCTTTCACACAAATCACAAAATGGCTCTGCTCCCCTCAGAACATCTATGATATCCCAGGGGGATAGAGCAGAAGTCAGAGAACAGAATCCTAGTGACACCTAGTGGTGGGAGGGCAGAACTGCAGCTGTGACTCCTGCTGTATTATCAGATTATAATCCGGTTttctattagggtatgttcacacggcagaatttgaagcagatttgggggtggatttgaATGAGAGGCAAAGATCACAGCAGGACACAGAACAAAATAAGTGACATTATAGGTGCTGTATGTGTTATAGGGACACGTTGGCAGCAGTACGTCATGGTGACACTATGGCTACAGTACGTTATTGTGCACCGCTGTTACGGTACATTATATGAGGGCACTGTGTCTGCAGTACatgatatggggacactatgcATGCCTCCCAACAGTCCCGGATTCAGTAGGACAGTCTACTATTCTGGGCCCTGTctcggttggcgggaggtatgacccgatttcaactcatctgtgtccagaggatgcagatgaatCATTTATATAAGTgaccattagggggcattatgagtACGGGGGCATTTATAGAAGggggcagtatttatgtcagggggataTAATTTTATTATAATGGAAACTGGGCTTTATTGAAGGAGTTTTCCagatcatttttattgatgatgaaTCCTCAGGACAGCGTACCGACAAGAGGTCAGTGTACCACCAGGATGAGCTGTTGAAGAATCCATAGCGCTTCTTTATATCCCACTCTGTATGTTTTATACAGAAATGGCCATGGCGGTaaagaagggagagatgggaaatgtgaagCGTtatagtcagagatgtcacctgtaagtcactactgGATTGACctaaatggtctgcagagcccTATGTAGAGTCGGTATCTGCCACTATACGGTCACCATATGGTGATAATACTGGTATATTTGGGTTGGGAGCCTACTTGGATGTGTTTAGCCCCTCTCTTCCCTCAGTGCTGAACCCTTAGCtttgcctctctctctctctctctctctctatatacagtcctatgaaaaagtttgggcacccctattaatcttaatcatttttagttctaaatattttggtatttgcaacagccatttcagtttgatatatctaataactgatggacactatTACTGatggtaatatttcaggattgaaatgaggtttattgtactaacagaaaatgcgcaatatgcattaaaccaaaatttgaccggtgcaaaagtatgggcacctcaacagaaaagtgacattaatatttagtacatcctccttttgcaaagataacagcctctagtcgcttcctgtagcttttaatcagttcctggatcctggataaaggtattttggacaaacaattcaagttcagttaagttagatggtcgccgagcatggacagcccgcttcaaatcatcccacagatgttcaatgatattcaggtctggggactgggatggccattccagaacattgtaattgttcctctgcatgaatgcctgaggatttggagcggtgttttggatcattgtcttgctgaaatatccatccccggcgtaacttcaacttcgtcactgattcttgaacattattctcaagaatctgctgatactgagtggaatccatgcggccctcaactttaacaagattcccgatgccggcattggccacacagccccaaagcatgatggaacctccaccaaattttacagtgggtagcatgtgtttttcttggaatgctgtttctttttggacgccatgcataacgcctttttttataaccaaacaactcaatttttgtttccaaaatgaagctgccttgtccaaatgtgctttttcatacctcaggcaactctatttgtggcgtacgtgcagaaacggcttctttctcatcactctcccatacagcttctatttgtgcaaagtgtgctgtatagttgaccgatgcacagtgacaccatctgcagcaagatgatgctgcagctctttggaggtggtctgtggattgtccttgactgttctcaccattcttcttctctgcctttctgatatttttcttggcctgccacttctgggcttaacaagaactgtccctgtggtcttccatttccttactatgttcctcacagtggaaactgacaggttaaatctctgagacaacgttttgtatccttccgctgaacaactatgttgaacaatctttgttttcagatcatttgagagttgttttgagtagcccatgatgccactcttcagaggagattcaaatagtagaacaactttcaattggccaccttaaataccttttcttatgattggatacatctggctatgaagttcaaagctcactgaggttacaaaaccaattttgtacttcagtaagtcagtaaaaagtagttaggagtattcaaatcaataaaatgataagggtgcccatacttttgcaccggtcaaattttggtttaatgcatattgcgcattttctgttagtacaataaacctcatttcaatcctgaaatattactgtgtccatcagttattagatatatcaaactgaaatggctgttgcaaacaccaaaatatttagaactaaaaatgattaagattaataggggtgcccaaactttttcataggactgtatatatatatatatatatatatatatatatatatatatatacagtatatatatagccagcccagtggggccttagccttaggccacgGCCACATGTGGTGTAAATACTACCGCAAAAACCGTGgcattttatagtcactgcaaatcccatccgcacattacAGAAAATTAAACGaaacggaaatgctgtgatttccaaaaacattgcagttttggaaatggcagcatgtcagttatacctacagaaacgttggtggtttccccatagtggAAGCAGCAGTGTGTTTTTGGGTTATTTtagttctgctttctgagcatgccaGAAAAAGCGGACAGTAATAACGGGCAGTATTATTCACAACAGATCAAATCCTATTGCAATTAATGGGATATTTAATGGATTTTTGATGGAtctgttagtgtccattgttCACCTAATAGGCTGGCTGTCAGTacaaggagagcattatacaccACAAAACGGAAGTACTGCAGTGTTTTATCGAAGTGACCAGATAATCACAGGGTCAAGACCCCTGGTAGGACTAACAGAAACAGTGTCACACCAGTTCACAGATGGTGTGCCGCACCGCAGCCCCATCCACATAAGTGGAGCTGTGCTGAAATGCCAGAAATAACCCATGGACAGGTTTGGTGCTGTTTATCaaataaagcagccatgtttttcaaatCATATAAAACCTCAATGTTGCCCCCATAGGATATGTGGGGGACCCCTACTGTTCTCACCTAGATGATAGGATCAATAAAAATttactgaaaaacccctttaaccccttcccgccgatggcactttttgacttcctgaccaagctcgatttttcaaaactgacatgtgtcactttatgtggcaataactttggaacgctttaacttaccaaattgattttaagattgttttttcgtaacacattgtacttcatgttagtagtaaattttggttgatatgttttgtgtttaattatgaaaaaataggaaatttggtggaaattttgaaaaatatgcattttataaagtttgaaatgatgtgcattacatacagatagtcagaccgccaaaattatatcctaaatctcatgtcccagatctctgctttatgtcggcatcaaactttagtcacccttttaatttttacggacattataaggtttacaagtgaaacaacaatgttcaaaattttcaagaaatttccaaaacccatttttaagggactaatccagttatgaaggggttttgaaagacccttgtattaaagccccccataaatcaccccattttcaaaactgcaccccttaaataagccaaaacgacatatacctagtagtttaaccctataagtgcttaacaggaattaatacaaaatggaggtgaaattttcaaatttgattttattttactaatattttcgtttagccctagaatttgcacattcacaaggggttaaaggagaaaacgcatcccacaatttgttatgcaagttctccggactaccacagtaccccacttgtgagtgtaaactaatatatggacgcacagcgagacgcaggagggaaggcgtgccaagaagcttttagagggcagatctggctgcgatcagtttcaggaaccatgtcgcttttacaaagcccttgaggtgtcaaaacagtggaaacctctagaaagtgaccccattttgaaaaccgcacccctcaaagaatttatcaagtgatgtagtagcattagtaaccttgaagtgaatgtgtaagctgtgcggagtaaattgggtacaccaaatcccattctattttcccactagctcctatgacacggatggggaagaggggcattctgggggatcagcgctggtgtattctctctcataagctctaaatatggggggtcccctgaaaatgctcgaacagcttatacatttccttctagttgcagccacttacgtcctaatgatttggcgacttttggggtttttgtcttcacattgtacaaggtagatttttattttctggcaatgtggccatatgagggcttggtgtttgcggtattagatgtgcttttcaatgccaccattttgggccctgtaacttattgactacattttattaactctttctgggtgggatgtaaaaggaaacatcaattctggtattgctttctagcatttagtttttttcccgtgtagcgtacagcataagtaacatgttaccattattctgcgggtcggtacggttacggcgatacctcatatatattattttttaatgcgttgctatttgtgcagaattaaattcaatttagggaaaaaaaatcaattatttttgcatcgccatcttctgaaaggcataacttttttatttttcgctagacagagctggttgagggcttattttttgcgggatgacctctgctttttattggtaccattttagttttcatctgaccatttgattactttttattgaacattttgtaagggaaaggtggtgaataatcattattttgtgcggttttctacgggttttttttttacgacatttgCCGTTCGGGTTAATGTTTTAAttatattgttcaggttattacggacgcggtgataccaaatatgtaatgtttttttctatttttctttatgttacataataaaacattttatatggggaaaaagggatttttggggctttatttatttctaatttattttaaacttatttaaacttttttatttttacttttttctaactttttttctgttcccatgggggattgaagcagtgatcggctgatcaccgcttcacatgtattgcagtgtagaggaagctgtcagcctgtgtagacgcacaaggctgacagcttccttttgggcaggatcaaccaggtacgaggacggggtaagtgatggggcagacccggggtcactgatcagaccccgggctgccccctacgaacaccggcaccccccgaaaccggtgcAGGGGgggccgatcggcaccatattatattatattcaatTTGGTCTTTTGGTCAAGGTGAGGCGAATATGgcatcaaaaccctgaccaaaaaactccgtctgaacttaccatTAGGCTGAAAAGCCTAATGGTAGTGGAAAAAGAGCTTCCTTTaggcggtttccgcctgaaaatcaatgggagtcgctcaggagcttttttgggagccgtttcttccccgctcccggaaaaaaaaagcaagatgttcattcttcaggctgagtcacctcacgattcggcctgaagagactccctcctctggactaggctcattcattgggcctaatctggagcggagggtGCGGTTGGATGCCAGTTGCAGTgacccgtcttttggaccggaacctgaggcagcctcctctTCAGGTTTCAGTCCAAAAAACTttatctgaacttaccctaagaggtcCAGCTGCAATGCTGACTGAGTAAGTTTGCAGAGCAGGGGAAGTATTAAGATACTACTTGAAGGCATAGTgttagggcggattcacacctacgcccggtctccgctttcaggtttccgtcttctgcctgagaaactggacaggagatggaaaccggcagtcagttttcaaacccattcattttaatgggcttgcaaagtgagcgcccatgaacgtcttctggtctccatggcgaaacgttttttttagtTGGACATGCACGACTTTGTGTCTGGGTaacaaaaaatggtttcgccgccgagaccagaagactctcacgggaggacactgactgccaggcttctgtctcctgtccaggttcttgggcagaagacgaaaacccacaaagcagagattgggcgcaggtgtgaacccacccttaggaaCCCAGTGCAATATATAATGGACAGTTAGTCCCGGGCAACCCGGACAAGGAACTGGTAGTGACTTTGTATAACAGGCTAGATCTCCGTTCTCAGCAGTATCACAGAGCCTCAGAAATAATGAACTAAGTCAACTCATCTTTTGGATGAACTTGATCACAAGGAATTCTCCAACATGAACTAGATTTCCTATCACTACCActgagtgaatgccataaaaacagaaCCCCAAAATAATGGTGTATTGTGGTTTTTTTGCCATTCCATccctcaaatatatatatattttttacaatttccCAATACATAATATAGACCATTAAATATTGTCATTAAAAAGTATAACTCAACCCCAAAAAACTTACCCCCATATAGCTATTTAGAGATTCTAGTCAAAAGCCAGAATGGAGAATGTGAAACTATGAAAATTCTATAACTTATACTTTTTCCTTTATCTTAGAAACATATCTTTTTAAGGCTACCTTTATCTCCTTGTTCCTCAGACTATATATAATAGGGTTGAATAACGGGGTCACAAATGTGTATAGCAGAGACAAGACTTTGTTAGCATTCAATGAGTGTCCATCAGATGGAACTACATACAGAGAAACCAATGTCCCATAAAACAAGCCCACAATGGTCAGAtgagagctacaggtggagaaagaTTTTCGTCTCCCAGATATCGATGGGATTTTGAAGATGGTCATGAGGATATAGATGTAGGTCACGGAGATGAAAACAAGTGGAAACAGAGTCAACGGAGTAGCTAACAGTATATTTTCCAGTATCACTGGTGATGTATCCGAGCAAGAAAGCTTAAGAAGAGGAACAaagtcacagaagaaatggtcaatgacACGAGGCCCACAGAAGTCTTGCGTACTCATCATGATTACAGTCACCAATGAGATGGCGACGCCTAAGAACCAACATATGGCAGCAAGCTGGACACAGAGATTGGTGTCCATGATATAGACATAATGTAAGGGGTTGCAGATGGCCAAGTACCTGTCATAAGACATAACAGCAAGGAGAAGACATTCGGTAACTAAAGAAATACCAAAGAACTGGAGCTGGACAATACATCCAAGTAAAGATATGGTGACCCCTTCGTTCATGACGGCACATAACATCTTAGGAATGATATTGGTAGTAAACATGATGTCGGAAACAGAAAGATGACCCAAGAAGAAGAACATTGGGTGTTTGAGATTCGGAGATATTGACACCAGTGTGGCGATCGTGATGTTCCCAGTTAATGTCAAACTGTACGTTAGGAGAAATAGTAGGAAGACAGGGATTTTGAGACCATTGTGAATTTGTAGTCCCATCAAAAATATGTCTTCAACTTTGCTGCGGTTGTCTTCATCCATCTGTGATATTAAACACAATGCAGTTATGGCCAGCATGGCAACATCTCGTCTACAAAGTCAACCAAAACCTCTTAACCACTGActaaatttgcaccaaaaaaactgGCCAACATTTATTGGTGGTAAAAACTTTTTGTGCCTTACTCGATACAAGAGCATATGTTATGGGTAATGGGGTGAAAACGTTTGGTGCAAAGAAAGTCAGGCTATGGGTAATGTACAGTTAGGCAAGGGTCTAagacagtgatggcaaaccttttagagactgagtgcccaaactgcaacccaaaatctactaatttatcacaaagtgccaacacagcaatttaatgttattaatgtgcggatccacaattgcacacaattacagacctgcaaaatatggttatacaaatggggctttatagagctttctgctccactgtgacccccatacagtccaatctgcttcacaagtgaccccccacacagtagattctgctccacagtggcctccacacagtacaatctgctgcacagtaaccCCCACACCGTTCAATCTGCTtcaaagtgacccccacacagtacaatctgctccacagtggcctccacacagtataatctgctgcacagtgacacccacatagtataatctgctccactgtgacccccacacagttcaatctgcttcaaagtgacccccacacagtataatctgctgcacagtgacacccacatagtataatctgctccactgtgacccccacacagttcaatctgcttcaaagtgacccccacacagtataatctgctgcacagtgacacccacatagtataatctgctgcacagtggtccccacacagaacaatctgctccacagtggcccccacacagtataatctgctccacagtggcctccacacagtatattctgctgcacagtggtccccacacagtacaatttgctccacagtggcccctacacagtataatctgttccgtGGATGgttgcccaaagagagggctctgagtgacacctctggcacctgtgccataggttcaccatcacgggtCTGAGCTCTAACAAATTTAACTgcttaccgcttgtcaatgcattcggtatttcatccccatacagactcctcaaacggattaccgaacatagatgtgaactgggcctaagatggCTGAGAGGTTACTGACCACATAAGGACCAGGCCTGCTAACATTCTAAACCTGCGCCCGATCTtctctttgtgggtttccgtcttctgcctgagaaactggacaggagatggaaaccaggcagtcagtgtccgcccatgagtgtcttctggtctcttgcatgtctgactttgtgtctggttaaaaaaaaaaacggttttggcacggagaccagaaggcggacactttgcaaagccattcaaatgaatgggtttgaatactgactgccggtttccgtctcctgtccagtttctcgggcagaagacggagacctgCAAAGTGGacaccggggcgcagatgtgatcccgccctaaaatattatttattacatcaaATGGAAATAACAGAGTAAAATAAATTTTCTAGTCAATAaaattagctaaaaaaaaatctcagttatGACACTAATATTAGTCTAAAATATTGACTTTGGATTGTGTTGGATGAACATATGCAAGAAATATCTCGGCTTTCGAAGAAATTGGATTTATTAAGGGATAGGGTGAATGCCTGAGATATTTTATATCGCACAGCAGATCACATATGATAGAAATATGATCATTTTATTATAATCTTGACTATTCACTTACCACGTGTACAACATCATTCTGCATCTTCTCGATAGGTCTTGTAAGACAAGAAATATCAGCTAGAAATCTAAGCTGCACAGTAACAATATCCCCGGATCCCTCCCAATATGTGTCTACAAGGGAGGCCCTTTATACCATCTGACAAAACCTTCTGTGACATTGTATCTCTCTGGAGAATAGAGCGGAGATACTTGGGGGAATCGTTTGATAATAAAGCGAGAACAAGGAATAACTGTATATGTGAAGCTGCCATACACAATAGAGATACAATTGGCTTAACTCCTTCCTGCCATGGGcaattttcgattttcgttttccatttttgaccccccccccctccttccaaaccccataacttttatttctccgctcccagagccattgaGGGAAACATTGT from Leptodactylus fuscus isolate aLepFus1 chromosome 7, aLepFus1.hap2, whole genome shotgun sequence carries:
- the LOC142214560 gene encoding olfactory receptor 5G3-like, which encodes MDEDNRSKVEDIFLMGLQIHNGLKIPVFLLFLLTYSLTLTGNITIATLVSISPNLKHPMFFFLGHLSVSDIMFTTNIIPKMLCAVMNEGVTISLLGCIVQLQFFGISLVTECLLLAVMSYDRYLAICNPLHYVYIMDTNLCVQLAAICWFLGVAISLVTVIMMSTQDFCGPRVIDHFFCDFVPLLKLSCSDTSPVILENILLATPLTLFPLVFISVTYIYILMTIFKIPSISGRRKSFSTCSSHLTIVGLFYGTLVSLYVVPSDGHSLNANKVLSLLYTFVTPLFNPIIYSLRNKEIKVALKRYVSKIKEKV